The following proteins come from a genomic window of Montipora foliosa isolate CH-2021 chromosome 2, ASM3666993v2, whole genome shotgun sequence:
- the LOC137990629 gene encoding neuronal acetylcholine receptor subunit alpha-9-like isoform X1: MFIVAFSQNMLFLFFIFLISTLNSSAEVPSSEIIETLELHLMRRYDKNIIPKQSLEKGVSVTLDLALNQIIDVNKRAQTMTAVLWVRQYWRDHRLQWNSSNYDDVNFIVRPASHLWLPDITLYNNARDDYNIDKEAYHSLTISSDGNISRFFPTIYKASCKLDVTNFPFDDQICTLKLGSWAYNIFEMDLFSAGDGDISSFIANGEWLLQSMPSTRHVTKFRCCPHPYVYLTYNIHIKRRALYYVLNCFMPCLIMMALTILSFYLPSETGERMGVGITVLLSLSIIQLILSDSLPPTSEVPLIVVYYGLTMLNIFMSLVFSCIVLTLFHHSADPLPHWMRLQVCEWGAKVLRWQEEWNKIKEKRKRIERKENPESSDMVTRCTVVNWIPEMSLPSAQSALLDCDSDDKPVENENDCNLAKKLIEEDKDDILREEWKFASRVLNKFFMWIVIIAILSNAVYVILRAPSANFM; the protein is encoded by the exons ATGTTCATTGTGGCTTTCTCGCAAAatatgttgtttttattttttatttttcttatcagCACTTTGAATTCAAGTGCAG AAGTTCCTAGCTCTGAGATAATTGAAACACTGGAACTGCATTTGATGAGAAGGTACGACAAAAATATCATCCCCAAACAATCATTAGAGAAGGGAGTCTCTGTTACGCTTGACTTGGCGTTGAATCAGATCATAGATGTG AACAAGCGTGCTCAAACTATGACTGCAGTTCTTTGGGTACGGCAG TACTGGAGAGACCACCGCCTTCAATGGAATAGCTCTAATTATGACGACGTTAATTTCATTGTAAGACCAGCTAGCCACTTGTGGCTTCCAGATATAACACTCTATAACAA TGCCAGAGATGACTACAACATCGATAAAGAAGCGTATCACAGTCTTACCATATCTTCCGATGGCAACATATCAAGATTCTTcccaaccatttacaaagcatCTTGCAAGTTAGACGTGACTAATTTCCCCTTTGACGACCAG ATCTGCACACTCAAGTTAGGATCCTGGGCGTATAACATCTTTGAAATGGATCTCTTTAGTGCCGGAGATGGTGATATCAGCTCCTTCATAGCGAATGGTGAATGGCTTCTCCAGAGCATGCCTTCTACACGACACGTAACTAAGTTTCGATGTTGTCCTCATCCCTATGTGTACCTGACATACAACATTCATATCAAGAGAAGAGCACTATATTACGTGTTGAACTGCTTCATGCCCTGTCTAATCATGATGGCTTTAACAATCCTTTCCTTTTACTTACCATCGGAGACAGGCGAGCGAATGGGAGTTGGGATAACAGTGTTGTTATCTCTCAGCATTATTCAACTAATTCTGTCGGACTCTCTTCCGCCAACTTCCGAAGTACCGTTGATAGTGGTGTATTACGGGCTGACGATGTTAAACATTTTTATGTCGCTAGTTTTTTCTTGCATTGTATTAACACTATTCCACCACTCGGCAGATCCTTTGCCACACTGGATGAGGCTACAAGTGTGCGAATGGGGAGCAAAAGTATTACGATGGCAAGAGGAGTGGAataaaatcaaggaaaaaagaaaacggaTCGAGAGAAAAGAAAACCCTGAATCGAGTGACATGGTAACTCGTTGCACGGTGGTAAATTGGATACCAGAAATGTCTCTCCCTTCAGCTCAATCGGCGCTTCTAGACTGCGATTCTGATGACAAACCCGTTGAAAACGAAAATGACTGTAACTTAGCGAAAAAACTAATCGAGGAAGACAAAGATGACATACTTCGCGAGGAATGGAAATTTGCTTCGCGCGTGCTCAATAAGTTCTTTATGTGGATTGTTATAATTGCCATCTTGAGCAATGCAGTATATGTTATCCTCAGGGCTCCAAGTGCCAATTTCATGTAA
- the LOC137990629 gene encoding neuronal acetylcholine receptor subunit alpha-9-like isoform X2, with the protein MTAVLWVRQYWRDHRLQWNSSNYDDVNFIVRPASHLWLPDITLYNNARDDYNIDKEAYHSLTISSDGNISRFFPTIYKASCKLDVTNFPFDDQICTLKLGSWAYNIFEMDLFSAGDGDISSFIANGEWLLQSMPSTRHVTKFRCCPHPYVYLTYNIHIKRRALYYVLNCFMPCLIMMALTILSFYLPSETGERMGVGITVLLSLSIIQLILSDSLPPTSEVPLIVVYYGLTMLNIFMSLVFSCIVLTLFHHSADPLPHWMRLQVCEWGAKVLRWQEEWNKIKEKRKRIERKENPESSDMVTRCTVVNWIPEMSLPSAQSALLDCDSDDKPVENENDCNLAKKLIEEDKDDILREEWKFASRVLNKFFMWIVIIAILSNAVYVILRAPSANFM; encoded by the exons ATGACTGCAGTTCTTTGGGTACGGCAG TACTGGAGAGACCACCGCCTTCAATGGAATAGCTCTAATTATGACGACGTTAATTTCATTGTAAGACCAGCTAGCCACTTGTGGCTTCCAGATATAACACTCTATAACAA TGCCAGAGATGACTACAACATCGATAAAGAAGCGTATCACAGTCTTACCATATCTTCCGATGGCAACATATCAAGATTCTTcccaaccatttacaaagcatCTTGCAAGTTAGACGTGACTAATTTCCCCTTTGACGACCAG ATCTGCACACTCAAGTTAGGATCCTGGGCGTATAACATCTTTGAAATGGATCTCTTTAGTGCCGGAGATGGTGATATCAGCTCCTTCATAGCGAATGGTGAATGGCTTCTCCAGAGCATGCCTTCTACACGACACGTAACTAAGTTTCGATGTTGTCCTCATCCCTATGTGTACCTGACATACAACATTCATATCAAGAGAAGAGCACTATATTACGTGTTGAACTGCTTCATGCCCTGTCTAATCATGATGGCTTTAACAATCCTTTCCTTTTACTTACCATCGGAGACAGGCGAGCGAATGGGAGTTGGGATAACAGTGTTGTTATCTCTCAGCATTATTCAACTAATTCTGTCGGACTCTCTTCCGCCAACTTCCGAAGTACCGTTGATAGTGGTGTATTACGGGCTGACGATGTTAAACATTTTTATGTCGCTAGTTTTTTCTTGCATTGTATTAACACTATTCCACCACTCGGCAGATCCTTTGCCACACTGGATGAGGCTACAAGTGTGCGAATGGGGAGCAAAAGTATTACGATGGCAAGAGGAGTGGAataaaatcaaggaaaaaagaaaacggaTCGAGAGAAAAGAAAACCCTGAATCGAGTGACATGGTAACTCGTTGCACGGTGGTAAATTGGATACCAGAAATGTCTCTCCCTTCAGCTCAATCGGCGCTTCTAGACTGCGATTCTGATGACAAACCCGTTGAAAACGAAAATGACTGTAACTTAGCGAAAAAACTAATCGAGGAAGACAAAGATGACATACTTCGCGAGGAATGGAAATTTGCTTCGCGCGTGCTCAATAAGTTCTTTATGTGGATTGTTATAATTGCCATCTTGAGCAATGCAGTATATGTTATCCTCAGGGCTCCAAGTGCCAATTTCATGTAA
- the LOC137992752 gene encoding neuronal acetylcholine receptor subunit alpha-7-like, whose translation MCKATEKLLLYLLFYVNSIAARKQYYEDLKGLQTDLFCNYSTNIIPQKVKTIAVKVKFDIALNQIIDLDERLQTMTTIVWVRLYWNDFRLKWNSSHYGGIKSFVTSSKKLWLPDITLYNNANDNYDKEKEEYYGLTVSSNGDVGWFYPTIFKSSCTIDVTYFPFDDQKCVLKFGSWSYHGLSLDIFHSGPGDTATFIDNGEWVLVGMPVTKFITKYRCCPEPYPFITYNIVIRRRTMYYILNFLTPCVLMSALTILGFFLPVESGERMNVGVTVLLSLTVILLLLAEELPATSEVVPLISRYYTLTMINVFISIVFTCVVLTFHHHAPTPLPAWVGMFICQWCASVLRVKRNGDTSDSSCAWAKRFFRNHNIRRHSLGERLYGGGSAEPVATNPFLPAANHNSSTCPPNSESAMSIQLKKFDERNPNLRKRMIQGLKQSEALDILVKRTKKDDEKERHQEEWRFAAKVLNRLFMWIVLLLVVFNCLSVLFSAPTENLN comes from the exons ATGTGTAAGGCTACGGAAAAACTCCTTCTATACCTGCTGTTTTACGTTAATTCAATAG CTGCTAGGAAGCAATACTATGAAGACTTGAAGGGGCTCCAGACAGATCTGTTCTGTAACTATAGTACCAATATCATTCCTCAGAAAGTGAAAACCATAGCTGTCAAAGTTAAGTTTGACATCGCACTAAATCAGATTATTGATCTG GATGAAAGACTACAAACTATGACCACCATTGTGTGGGTACGACTA tatTGGAATGACTTCAGATTGAAATGGAATAGCTCCCATTATGGAGGGATTAAGTCGTTTGTAACATCTTCCAAGAAACTCTGGCTTCCAGATATCACACTGTATAACAA TGCAAATGACAATTACGATAAAGAGAAAGAAGAATACTACGGACTCACCGTGAGTTCAAACGGCGACGTAGGCTGGTTCTACCCGACAATTTTCAAGAGTTCATGTACAATAGACGTTACTTATTTTCCATTTGATGATCAG AAATGTGTTCTGAAGTTTGGCTCGTGGTCCTATCACGGCTTGAGTCTGGATATATTCCACAGTGGGCCTGGAGACACAGCAACGTTCATCGATAATGGAGAGTGGGTTCTAGTTGGGATGCCTGTGACCAAGTTCATTACAAAGTACCGATGTTGTCCTGAGCCTTATCCTTTCATCACGTATAACATTGTAATTCGTCGTCGAACCATGTACTATATCTTGAATTTCTTAACACCATGTGTCCTCATGTCAGCTTTAACAATTCTCGGGTTTTTCCTACCGGTGGAGTCTGGGGAGAGAATGAACGTCGGCGTGACGGTTCTCTTATCGTTAACTGTTATACTCCTGTTGCTGGCGGAAGAGCTTCCGGCAACTTCCGAAGTTGTGCCGCTGATTTCTCGATACTACACATTGACGATGATTAATGTATTCATCTCCATCGTTTTCACCTGCGTCGTGCTCACATTTCATCACCATGCACCAACTCCTCTGCCAGCCTGGGTAGGAATGTTTATTTGCCAATGGTGCGCGAGTGTATTGCGGGTCAAGAGAAATGGCGACACTAGTGACTCCAGCTGTGCTTGGGCGAAAAGGTTTTTTAGAAATCATAATATTAGAAGACATTCCCTCGGCGAGCGGCTCTACGGTGGCGGTAGTGCCGAGCCTGTAGCGACAAATCCTTTTTTGCCTGCGGCTAATCATAACAGTAGTACATGTCCTCCTAATTCAGAATCAGCCATGTCGATTCAATTAAAGAAATTTGATGAAAGAAATCCGAACTTACGGAAGCGAATGATTCAAGGTTTGAAGCAGTCTGAGGCTTTGGATATTCTGGTAAAAAGGACTAAAAAAGACGATGAAAAAGAAAGACACCAAGAGGAGTGGCGTTTTGCTGCAAAGGTTCTCAATCGTTTATTTATGTGGATTGTACTGCTTTTGGTAGTGTTCAACTGTCTTAGTGTCTTATTCTCGGCACCGACAGAGAATTTGAATTGA